Proteins encoded together in one Chryseobacterium sp. G0201 window:
- a CDS encoding metallophosphoesterase family protein, producing MKRTLVIGDIHGGLKALQQVFERANVTENDKLIFLGDYVDGWSESSQIIQFLIELSEKQECIFIKGNHDAWTEDWLSLGGDPDVWLSNGGKSTVESYADYALEELDRHLEFFQRMKNYYVDEENRLFIHAGYSSMHGPEKEVYSSNYRWDRTLWETAVAMDKKLSKNSNLYPKRFLLYNEIFIGHTPTLHLGMKTPIHKANIWNLDTGAAFTGNLSIMDVDTKEFWQSDPLPSLYPNEKGRNN from the coding sequence ATGAAAAGAACATTAGTAATTGGCGACATTCACGGAGGTTTGAAAGCTTTACAACAGGTTTTTGAAAGAGCCAATGTTACCGAAAATGATAAATTAATTTTCCTCGGAGATTATGTCGACGGTTGGAGCGAATCTTCCCAGATCATCCAATTTTTAATAGAACTTTCCGAAAAACAGGAATGTATTTTCATCAAAGGAAATCACGATGCGTGGACTGAAGATTGGCTTTCTTTAGGTGGAGATCCTGATGTCTGGCTCTCCAATGGAGGAAAAAGCACGGTTGAAAGTTATGCTGATTACGCTTTGGAAGAGCTGGACAGGCATTTAGAATTTTTCCAGAGGATGAAAAATTATTACGTTGACGAAGAAAACCGCTTGTTTATTCATGCCGGTTATTCTTCTATGCACGGCCCTGAAAAGGAAGTCTATTCCAGCAATTACCGTTGGGACAGAACCTTGTGGGAGACCGCCGTTGCAATGGATAAAAAGCTGTCAAAAAACTCCAATTTATATCCTAAAAGATTTCTTCTCTACAATGAAATATTCATCGGACATACCCCAACTTTACATTTAGGCATGAAAACTCCCATCCACAAAGCTAATATCTGGAATCTCGATACAGGCGCAGCTTTCACTGGAAATTTATCCATTATGGATGTTGATACCAAAGAATTCTGGCAAAGCGATCCGCTTCCATCGTTATATCCAAATGAAAAAGGGAGGAATAATTAA
- a CDS encoding RNA 2'-phosphotransferase, with translation MNEQQKKKTSKFLSYVLRHHPELINLNLDENGWANVDELITKSKRDSYEGFTFEELDEIVQTNEKKRFAFNEDKTRIRASQGHSIEINLALIPQRPPEFLYHGTAQSNIESILEKGIEKRSRQHVHLSQDKETATKVGMRHGKPIILTIKTQKMFEDGIEFYLSDNEVWLTDFVDAKYISN, from the coding sequence ATGAACGAGCAACAAAAGAAAAAAACAAGCAAATTCCTGAGCTACGTTCTCAGGCATCATCCCGAACTCATCAATTTGAATTTGGATGAAAATGGATGGGCAAATGTTGATGAATTAATCACAAAATCAAAAAGAGATTCTTATGAAGGCTTTACCTTTGAAGAATTAGATGAAATCGTACAAACTAACGAAAAAAAGCGCTTTGCTTTTAATGAAGATAAAACAAGAATCAGAGCCAGTCAGGGGCATTCGATTGAGATAAATTTAGCTCTAATTCCGCAACGACCACCTGAATTTCTGTATCACGGAACGGCTCAAAGTAATATCGAATCCATTTTAGAAAAAGGAATTGAGAAAAGAAGTCGACAACATGTTCATTTAAGTCAGGATAAAGAAACGGCTACCAAAGTAGGAATGCGCCACGGAAAACCTATTATTTTGACGATTAAGACACAAAAAATGTTTGAAGATGGAATCGAATTTTACCTTTCAGATAATGAAGTTTGGCTGACGGATTTTGTAGATGCAAAATATATTTCAAATTAA
- a CDS encoding ADP-ribosylglycohydrolase family protein, translating to MENSVKAGIFGVCIGDALGVPVEFRSREQLKRSPVTKMRALGTHHQPAGTWSDDSSLALCLAESLCEGYDLEDISLKFLQWYNAEIWTPHGRVFDIGIATRQAIYKISKGYTPQLCGGTSEFDNGNGSLMRILPLLFYIKELPIEQRFDKVKEISSITHAHIRSVISCFIYLEFLLEILNGAEKFEAYHKMKSTIKYFLDNNPICSQSEMDKFERILNNNIFEYEEEKIGSSGYVLHSLEASLWCFLNSESYSEAVLKAVNLGEDTDTTGAITGGIAGIYYGFENIPEEWIAELVRKEDIENLCEKLENKLMK from the coding sequence ATGGAAAACAGTGTAAAAGCCGGAATTTTCGGAGTTTGTATTGGCGATGCTTTGGGCGTTCCGGTTGAATTTAGAAGCAGAGAGCAATTGAAACGTTCTCCTGTCACAAAAATGAGAGCTTTAGGAACTCATCATCAACCTGCGGGAACGTGGAGTGATGATAGTTCCTTGGCTTTATGTCTTGCTGAAAGTCTTTGTGAAGGTTATGATTTAGAAGATATATCTTTGAAGTTTTTACAATGGTACAATGCAGAAATATGGACTCCTCACGGGAGAGTTTTTGATATTGGTATTGCAACAAGACAAGCTATTTACAAAATAAGTAAAGGCTACACTCCTCAATTATGCGGAGGAACAAGTGAGTTTGATAATGGTAACGGCTCTTTAATGAGAATTTTACCATTATTATTTTACATTAAAGAGCTTCCGATCGAACAACGATTTGATAAAGTTAAAGAAATCTCTTCAATCACGCATGCACATATTCGTTCTGTAATATCTTGTTTTATTTATTTGGAATTTTTATTAGAAATTTTGAATGGGGCAGAAAAATTTGAAGCTTATCACAAAATGAAATCAACAATAAAATATTTTCTAGATAATAATCCAATTTGTTCTCAGAGTGAAATGGATAAATTTGAAAGAATTTTAAACAATAATATCTTTGAATATGAAGAAGAAAAAATAGGTTCAAGCGGATACGTTCTTCACAGTTTAGAAGCTTCATTATGGTGCTTTCTAAACTCAGAAAGTTATTCTGAAGCAGTGTTGAAAGCAGTAAATCTAGGAGAAGACACCGACACAACCGGAGCCATCACAGGCGGAATCGCGGGAATTTATTATGGTTTTGAAAATATTCCTGAAGAATGGATTGCAGAGTTGGTGAGAAAAGAGGATATTGAAAATTTGTGTGAAAAATTAGAAAACAAATTAATGAAATAA
- a CDS encoding SIR2 family NAD-dependent protein deacylase, which translates to MKKLTILSGAGISAESGIKTFRDGDGLWENHSITDVASPEGWRKDRELVLEFYNQRRRQIHEVEPNDAHKLVAELEKHFEVEIITQNIDDLHERAGSTNILHLHGELLKSCSCNNKGLIYEQKDDIKVGDKAEDGAQLRPFIVWFGEDVPLMKEATKKAKEADIFLVIGTSLQVYPAAGLLHDIKDDCLLIVINPNETGFGYGQRAVVMKETATKGMKLLFDKLVNLA; encoded by the coding sequence ATGAAAAAACTAACCATATTAAGCGGTGCCGGAATCAGCGCCGAAAGCGGAATAAAAACATTCAGAGACGGAGATGGTCTTTGGGAAAATCATAGTATAACGGATGTAGCAAGTCCGGAAGGATGGAGAAAAGACAGAGAATTGGTTCTGGAATTCTACAACCAGAGACGTCGCCAAATCCATGAAGTTGAACCGAATGACGCACACAAACTCGTTGCAGAATTAGAAAAACATTTTGAGGTAGAAATTATCACTCAAAATATCGACGATCTTCACGAAAGAGCGGGATCAACAAATATTCTTCACCTCCACGGAGAGTTGTTAAAATCTTGTTCATGCAACAATAAAGGTTTGATTTACGAACAAAAAGATGATATCAAGGTTGGAGACAAAGCAGAAGACGGAGCTCAATTAAGACCTTTCATCGTTTGGTTCGGGGAAGATGTTCCCTTGATGAAAGAAGCAACGAAAAAAGCAAAAGAAGCCGATATTTTCTTAGTAATAGGAACTTCTTTGCAGGTTTATCCGGCGGCTGGATTGCTTCATGACATTAAAGATGATTGTCTGTTGATTGTCATCAATCCCAACGAAACAGGCTTCGGATACGGACAAAGAGCTGTCGTAATGAAAGAAACCGCAACAAAGGGGATGAAACTATTATTTGATAAGCTTGTAAATTTAGCCTAA